One window of the Labilibaculum sp. genome contains the following:
- a CDS encoding endonuclease, which translates to MIRTLHVKILFFLSVFVAFALSATAQTSIEEYYQNAAGKTGDELKTALHSIIRNHIELPYTTKDAGDQYNVWEALKITDEDPTNTDNILLIYTGRSEVKTRQDDGVSNDPDSWNREHIWAKSHGDFGTERGAGTDIHHLRACDRSVNTDRSNKFFDNGGTVHSEAAECKFDGDSWEPRDAVKGDIARMILYMAVCYEGENGDPDLEMTNDMTYSMVNYSAPFFGKLSTLLVWNTQDPVDEAEKARNEKVYTIQGNRNPFIDYPEWADEIWPPDTESPAITELSPVNNSIGVSLTANLIIKFNEDIKEGTGSVTIKRYNDETTFETLTIPSARLTYSGNQLLINSEAKYEEGVRYYVVIDNGVVTDASSNAFDGISDKTIWNFTATYTPPVITEFTPADKSENIPISTNLKITFDKEVQAGNGSIRILTNGSETAIAASDALVTYNGTQVSIDLSDDLETGTEYYINIDNNAFVSAQDIAFAGISTPTDWSFTTENPTGIDDVYTDGIPSFYPNPAVNEIRLTNMKDVESMYISNLTGRNIMEIKSPDTRISISKLPKGMYFVTFISSDGQRTTKKLMKR; encoded by the coding sequence ATGATAAGAACTCTACACGTAAAAATTTTATTTTTCCTCTCTGTTTTTGTTGCATTTGCACTTTCGGCAACAGCTCAGACCTCTATTGAAGAATACTACCAAAATGCTGCCGGAAAAACAGGTGATGAATTGAAGACTGCATTGCATTCGATTATTAGAAATCATATTGAACTGCCTTACACAACTAAGGATGCCGGTGACCAATACAATGTTTGGGAAGCTCTTAAAATAACGGATGAAGATCCAACTAATACAGACAATATTCTTCTAATTTATACTGGAAGAAGTGAAGTGAAAACAAGACAAGATGATGGAGTAAGTAATGATCCTGATTCATGGAACAGAGAACACATCTGGGCTAAATCGCATGGCGATTTTGGAACGGAGCGTGGGGCTGGAACCGACATTCACCACCTTAGGGCCTGCGACCGAAGTGTAAATACTGATCGAAGCAATAAGTTTTTTGACAATGGCGGAACGGTTCATTCCGAAGCTGCAGAATGCAAGTTTGATGGAGACTCATGGGAACCACGCGATGCTGTAAAAGGCGATATTGCCAGAATGATATTGTACATGGCAGTTTGTTACGAAGGCGAAAATGGTGATCCTGATTTGGAAATGACCAACGACATGACCTACAGTATGGTTAATTACTCAGCTCCTTTCTTTGGTAAACTATCCACCTTATTAGTCTGGAATACACAGGATCCGGTTGACGAAGCCGAAAAAGCAAGAAACGAAAAGGTTTATACGATTCAGGGCAACAGAAATCCTTTTATTGATTATCCCGAATGGGCTGACGAAATCTGGCCACCCGATACCGAGAGTCCTGCTATCACTGAATTATCTCCTGTCAATAATTCTATTGGTGTTTCTTTAACCGCAAATCTTATTATCAAATTCAACGAAGATATAAAAGAAGGAACAGGCAGTGTTACCATCAAAAGATACAATGACGAAACAACTTTTGAAACACTAACAATTCCAAGTGCCAGATTAACTTATTCAGGCAATCAGCTATTAATAAACTCCGAAGCCAAATACGAAGAAGGAGTTAGATACTATGTCGTTATTGATAACGGCGTAGTAACCGATGCTTCCTCGAATGCTTTTGATGGGATTTCAGACAAAACGATATGGAATTTCACAGCAACCTACACCCCTCCTGTAATTACCGAATTCACACCGGCTGATAAGAGTGAAAATATTCCAATAAGCACCAATTTAAAAATTACATTTGATAAAGAGGTACAAGCTGGAAATGGTTCAATTCGCATCCTTACCAATGGAAGTGAAACAGCAATTGCAGCTTCCGACGCTTTGGTAACCTATAACGGCACACAAGTTAGTATTGATTTATCAGATGATCTGGAAACAGGAACCGAATACTACATTAACATTGATAATAATGCATTTGTAAGTGCTCAGGATATAGCTTTTGCTGGCATTAGCACCCCTACAGACTGGTCTTTTACTACAGAAAATCCTACCGGAATTGATGACGTATATACTGATGGAATTCCATCTTTTTACCCTAACCCTGCTGTGAACGAAATTCGACTGACTAACATGAAGGATGTGGAATCGATGTATATCTCGAACTTAACCGGGCGAAATATCATGGAAATAAAATCACCTGATACACGAATCTCGATTAGTAAATTGCCAAAAGGAATGTATTTTGTGACCTTTATTTCATCAGATGGGCAAAGAACAACTAAGAAATTAATGAAGCGCTAA
- a CDS encoding carboxypeptidase-like regulatory domain-containing protein: protein MKNAMRSILTMAAIMMLSIAAIAQTTVKGVVVDGSTNESLPGASIVVAGTTSGTVSGFDGSFTLELPKGASKLVVSFVGFLDKEIALKGAQDLGTIKLESDAVGLKEVSVMASIVTDRQTPISVSTISSDIIENKLGSQEFPEILKSTPSVYTSKEGGGFGDASVYIRGFDSNNVGVLINGIPVNDMESGKVYWSNWAGLSDVTRTMQVQRGLGASKLGLSSVGGTINILTKSTDAKKGGVVRSSIGNDGMRKQLISLSTGLLDNGWAVSILGSHSYGNGYVKGTDYDAWSYFANISKVINEKHTLSFMITGAPQWHNQRGNKHTIQQYRDHKDEFKYNSDYGMREGKIYGGAYGYNYYHKPQAQLNHYWTMDDKTSLTTSFYASVGSGGGRRVYGNQAKLLGVNYSTGEDYDVTMRTPDGLLDFEGVAAINAASTAEGSQAVIANSVNNHSWYGLLSTLTHEYKQFTFTAGLDARYYKGEHYNEIHDLLGGSFFLNSKNINRDANTWLKADDKINYYNDGEALYTGLFGQTEYVTDDYSAFISAAVSRKAYRRTDYFLYKPGNQKSDWEDFLPWNVKAGFNYKINSIHNVFVNGGYVQRTPYMSNVFLNNTNEVNGDVKYEKIITTEIGYGYTSPNFTANVTLYRTNWKDRGLVKNLSGTIVNISGLNQLHQGIEVEGEYKPSKKLTVRGMISVGDWVYQDDVNAAVFNDNQEKIGEFTAYLKDVHVGNSAQLSGSASIDYEVLPKLNLSVDYTYYGNHYADFDATKRTDLATSGDSWEMPEAGLVDVGFRYKFQIAGLNASLNTNVYNLFDTEYVSKATDGLTHTTNEALVYYGFGRTWSTGLKIKF from the coding sequence ATGAAAAATGCTATGAGAAGTATTTTGACAATGGCAGCAATCATGATGCTGTCCATTGCAGCTATTGCTCAAACCACCGTAAAAGGTGTAGTCGTGGATGGTAGTACCAACGAAAGTTTGCCGGGTGCTTCTATTGTTGTTGCCGGAACAACTTCCGGTACCGTTTCGGGTTTTGATGGTTCTTTTACTCTTGAATTGCCAAAAGGAGCTTCAAAACTTGTTGTAAGTTTTGTAGGATTTCTTGATAAAGAAATTGCATTAAAGGGTGCTCAGGATCTAGGAACTATTAAGTTAGAATCTGACGCTGTTGGTTTGAAAGAAGTTAGTGTTATGGCTTCTATTGTAACAGATCGTCAAACACCAATTTCGGTATCTACTATTTCTTCGGATATAATAGAGAATAAATTGGGATCTCAGGAATTTCCTGAAATTTTAAAGTCTACACCATCTGTATATACTTCGAAAGAAGGAGGTGGATTTGGTGATGCTTCAGTATATATTCGTGGTTTTGACTCGAATAATGTGGGAGTATTAATTAATGGTATCCCTGTTAATGATATGGAATCAGGTAAAGTTTACTGGTCAAATTGGGCTGGATTATCAGATGTTACCCGTACTATGCAGGTTCAGCGTGGTTTGGGAGCGTCTAAATTAGGTCTTTCTTCTGTTGGAGGTACTATTAATATTCTTACTAAATCTACAGATGCTAAAAAAGGTGGAGTTGTTAGAAGCAGCATAGGAAATGATGGTATGAGAAAACAATTGATTTCTTTATCAACAGGATTGTTAGATAATGGATGGGCAGTTTCTATTTTAGGTTCTCATTCTTATGGTAATGGATATGTTAAAGGAACAGATTATGATGCCTGGTCCTATTTTGCTAATATTTCTAAAGTGATTAATGAAAAACATACTCTGTCTTTCATGATTACCGGTGCACCACAATGGCACAATCAGCGTGGAAACAAGCACACAATTCAGCAATATCGCGATCATAAAGATGAATTTAAATACAATTCAGATTATGGAATGCGTGAAGGAAAAATATATGGTGGTGCTTATGGTTACAACTATTACCACAAACCTCAGGCACAATTGAACCATTATTGGACTATGGATGATAAAACATCATTAACCACTTCATTTTATGCATCAGTAGGTTCTGGTGGCGGACGTCGTGTTTATGGAAATCAAGCTAAATTATTAGGTGTAAATTATAGTACAGGAGAAGACTATGACGTTACTATGAGAACACCTGATGGTTTATTGGATTTCGAAGGTGTTGCCGCGATTAATGCCGCATCAACAGCTGAAGGTTCTCAAGCGGTTATTGCTAATTCAGTAAATAATCATTCCTGGTACGGTTTGCTGTCTACATTAACACATGAATACAAGCAGTTTACTTTTACTGCAGGTTTAGATGCCCGTTACTACAAGGGAGAGCATTACAATGAAATTCATGATTTACTTGGTGGATCATTCTTCCTTAACTCTAAAAACATAAACCGTGATGCAAATACATGGTTAAAGGCTGATGATAAGATCAATTATTATAACGATGGTGAAGCATTGTACACAGGACTTTTCGGACAAACAGAATATGTAACTGATGATTATTCAGCATTTATATCTGCAGCGGTTTCACGAAAAGCATACAGACGTACAGATTATTTCTTATATAAGCCAGGAAATCAGAAGTCAGATTGGGAGGATTTCCTGCCATGGAATGTGAAAGCTGGTTTTAATTATAAAATCAATTCTATTCACAATGTATTTGTAAATGGTGGATATGTTCAAAGAACACCATACATGTCAAATGTATTCTTGAACAATACCAATGAAGTGAACGGGGATGTGAAGTATGAAAAAATCATTACTACAGAAATAGGTTATGGTTACACTTCACCTAATTTTACTGCAAATGTTACATTGTATCGTACCAATTGGAAAGACAGAGGTCTTGTTAAAAATTTAAGTGGTACAATTGTTAATATTTCAGGATTGAATCAACTTCACCAAGGTATCGAGGTAGAGGGAGAGTATAAGCCATCTAAGAAATTAACTGTTCGCGGAATGATATCTGTTGGCGATTGGGTTTACCAAGATGACGTAAATGCAGCTGTTTTTAATGATAATCAAGAGAAAATAGGTGAATTTACAGCATACTTAAAAGATGTGCATGTTGGCAACTCAGCTCAATTATCAGGTTCTGCTTCTATTGATTATGAAGTTCTTCCTAAATTAAATTTAAGTGTTGATTATACCTACTATGGTAATCATTATGCTGATTTTGATGCTACCAAGAGAACTGACCTTGCAACTAGTGGTGATTCATGGGAAATGCCAGAAGCAGGGCTTGTTGATGTAGGATTCCGTTACAAGTTCCAGATCGCAGGTTTAAATGCAAGTCTAAATACAAATGTTTACAATTTGTTTGATACTGAGTATGTTTCTAAAGCTACCGATGGTTTAACACATACAACTAACGAAGCTTTAGTGTATTACGGATTTGGAAGAACTTGGTCAACAGGTCTTAAAATTAAGTTTTAA
- the typA gene encoding translational GTPase TypA: protein MRKLRNIAIIAHVDHGKTTLVDKMIMHSNIFRKNENPGDLILDNNDLERERGITILSKNVSLEYNGVKINIIDTPGHSDFGGEVERVLNMADGVLLLVDAFEGTMPQTRFVLQKALALGLKPVVVVNKVDKPNCRPEEVQEQVFELMFNLEATEEQLDFPTIYGSAKQGWMSKDWQKPTTDITAILDAVIEFIPEPKTINGTPQMLITSLDYSAYVGRIAVGRVHRGEIREGMDVSLVKPDGSIKKQRIKELHIFTGLGKERVQSVASGEICALVGIEGFDIGDSICSIENPEPLKPIAIDEPTMSMLFTINNSPFYGKDGKFVTSRHLIDRLNKELEKNLALRVEKTDSADSYIVYGRGVLHLSVLIETMRREGYEIQVGQPQVIIKEIGGEKCEPVEFLFIDLPEDVSGKAIEIVTQRKGEMLTMERKADRIHLEFHIPSRGIIGLRNQLLTATAGEAVISHRFLEYQPHKGNIPGRINGSLIAMETGLTFAYALNKLQDRGTFFVAPTVEIYEGQVIGENNRAGDLVINVTKTKKLTNMRTSGTDDKVRLSPPITHSLEEALEYIQGDEYVEVTPNSIRLRKILLKETDRKRSGK from the coding sequence ATGAGGAAATTGAGAAACATTGCGATTATCGCCCACGTTGACCACGGCAAAACCACTTTGGTTGACAAAATGATAATGCATAGCAACATTTTTAGAAAAAATGAGAACCCAGGTGATTTAATCCTTGATAATAACGACCTGGAAAGAGAGAGAGGGATCACCATCTTGTCGAAGAACGTTTCTCTTGAATACAATGGTGTAAAGATTAATATCATAGACACTCCCGGTCACTCGGATTTTGGTGGAGAAGTTGAGCGTGTTTTAAATATGGCTGACGGAGTATTACTACTTGTAGACGCTTTTGAAGGAACCATGCCTCAAACCCGTTTTGTACTGCAGAAAGCTTTAGCTCTAGGTCTTAAACCTGTTGTAGTTGTTAATAAAGTTGACAAACCAAACTGCAGACCGGAAGAAGTTCAGGAGCAGGTTTTCGAATTGATGTTTAATTTGGAGGCTACTGAAGAGCAATTGGATTTCCCAACTATCTATGGTTCTGCCAAACAAGGCTGGATGTCGAAGGACTGGCAAAAACCAACAACCGATATTACAGCAATTTTAGATGCGGTAATCGAGTTCATCCCTGAGCCAAAAACCATTAACGGTACGCCACAAATGCTTATCACATCCCTTGACTACTCGGCTTACGTTGGACGTATTGCCGTAGGACGTGTTCACCGGGGAGAGATTCGTGAAGGAATGGATGTTAGTTTAGTTAAACCTGATGGAAGCATCAAAAAACAACGAATTAAAGAACTACACATCTTTACTGGCCTGGGTAAAGAAAGAGTTCAATCTGTTGCCTCAGGAGAAATATGCGCTTTAGTAGGTATTGAGGGTTTTGATATTGGAGATTCTATTTGCAGCATCGAAAACCCAGAACCTCTAAAACCAATTGCCATTGATGAGCCTACAATGAGTATGCTATTTACCATCAATAATTCTCCGTTTTATGGAAAAGATGGTAAATTCGTTACTTCCCGTCACTTAATTGACCGACTAAACAAAGAGTTGGAAAAGAATTTAGCTCTTAGAGTTGAAAAAACTGATTCTGCTGACTCATATATTGTATACGGACGTGGTGTTCTTCACTTGTCTGTACTGATCGAAACAATGCGTCGTGAAGGATACGAGATTCAAGTTGGTCAACCACAGGTTATCATTAAAGAAATTGGTGGCGAAAAATGTGAGCCAGTTGAATTTTTGTTTATTGATCTTCCGGAAGATGTTTCAGGAAAAGCAATTGAAATCGTAACTCAGCGTAAAGGAGAAATGCTGACTATGGAACGTAAGGCTGATCGTATTCACCTTGAATTCCATATCCCATCAAGAGGTATTATTGGTTTAAGAAATCAACTGTTGACGGCTACTGCCGGCGAAGCGGTAATCTCTCATCGTTTTCTGGAATACCAGCCACACAAAGGGAATATTCCAGGACGTATTAACGGATCGTTGATTGCTATGGAAACCGGATTAACTTTTGCTTATGCTTTAAATAAACTACAAGACCGAGGTACATTTTTCGTTGCCCCAACGGTAGAAATTTATGAAGGCCAGGTAATTGGAGAGAACAATCGTGCCGGTGACTTGGTTATTAACGTAACTAAAACGAAGAAACTAACCAACATGCGTACTTCTGGTACTGATGATAAGGTGAGATTATCACCTCCGATCACTCATTCACTTGAAGAAGCATTGGAGTACATCCAAGGCGACGAGTATGTTGAGGTTACTCCCAACTCGATCCGCTTAAGAAAAATACTTCTTAAAGAAACCGATCGTAAAAGATCAGGCAAATAA
- a CDS encoding ferredoxin: protein MTRIKHFRDRCIGCAYCVGVAPEFWEMCTEDGRCDLIGSIWKRDCYELEIFNDEVQKNRKAADICPGKCIRVETN from the coding sequence ATGACAAGAATAAAGCATTTTAGAGATAGGTGTATAGGTTGTGCTTATTGTGTGGGAGTAGCACCTGAATTTTGGGAGATGTGTACTGAAGATGGCAGATGTGACCTGATTGGTTCGATATGGAAGAGAGATTGTTACGAATTAGAAATTTTTAATGATGAGGTTCAGAAAAATAGGAAAGCAGCCGATATTTGTCCAGGCAAATGTATTCGGGTGGAAACCAATTAA
- a CDS encoding PadR family transcriptional regulator, whose amino-acid sequence MKIENTKAQMRKGVLEYCILSILSRNDAYASDIIKELKEAKMIVVEGTLYPLLTRLKNDGLLSYRWEESTQGPPRKYYTIAELGSGFLKELDQSWQDLVDAVNTIKK is encoded by the coding sequence ATGAAGATCGAAAACACTAAAGCCCAAATGCGAAAAGGAGTGCTGGAATATTGTATTCTATCCATTTTATCAAGAAATGATGCTTACGCTTCAGATATAATCAAGGAGCTAAAAGAGGCAAAAATGATTGTTGTGGAAGGAACCTTATATCCACTTCTAACCCGATTAAAAAACGACGGATTACTAAGCTATCGTTGGGAGGAATCAACTCAAGGTCCACCTCGGAAATACTATACAATTGCCGAACTGGGAAGTGGATTCCTTAAAGAATTGGATCAATCCTGGCAAGATTTAGTTGATGCCGTAAATACAATTAAAAAGTAA
- a CDS encoding PspC domain-containing protein, which yields MKKTLTINISGSIFHIDEDAFEKLQAYLRTINTHYGSSEEGREIISDIEARISEIFQEKLNTKDQVVNVDMIEETISIMGKPEEIFAIDEDNIENESNQETDTKQTSEKKKRRLFRDPDHRVLGGVASGLAAYFGIDVVVIRLLFALFFFLGYGFSFLLYVILWIAVPKAVTTTQKLEMKGKKVNISNIEETIKDEYKEVKESFEKMRDKNGPQVRDGFDRVLDFAGTALRLILKVIIILLGIGFVFAGFVTLISFIGSMIFVNSFFGPFSDFHFPGTVLPHMFLDGSSITLFTIGVIVVIGIPLLLLIFAGLKLLFNFKTNNKIIGFSALAFWLLGIILLVSLSFSQIKGYMQSSTRYSENIEIQPTQTDTLYLKSTDNINFDWHDGHIGLDNIKIIVKDDKEIIVGEPTLDIEKSNSGKFEIKLKKKSRGRSNEQASENAENIEYKWTQTDSLIVFNQYFTLPTDSKWRNQKLHITIKVPEGKVIYLDKSMRRIIHDIDNVDNTWDYDMLDKMWIMKKEGLSKLKY from the coding sequence ATGAAAAAGACATTGACAATTAACATAAGCGGAAGCATTTTCCATATTGATGAAGATGCTTTTGAAAAACTACAGGCTTACTTACGAACCATCAATACCCACTATGGGTCGAGCGAAGAAGGCCGCGAAATCATATCTGATATTGAAGCTAGAATTTCAGAAATTTTCCAAGAAAAACTGAACACAAAAGATCAGGTGGTAAATGTTGATATGATTGAAGAAACCATATCGATAATGGGGAAACCTGAAGAGATATTTGCTATCGACGAAGACAATATCGAAAACGAGTCGAATCAGGAAACTGATACAAAACAAACTTCCGAAAAGAAAAAACGCAGATTATTCCGAGATCCTGACCACAGAGTTCTGGGGGGTGTAGCCAGTGGTTTGGCCGCTTACTTTGGAATTGATGTAGTTGTAATCCGTCTTCTTTTCGCCCTTTTCTTTTTCCTTGGTTATGGATTTTCATTTCTCCTTTATGTGATTTTATGGATTGCTGTTCCCAAAGCAGTTACCACAACTCAAAAATTAGAAATGAAGGGAAAAAAGGTAAATATCTCAAATATAGAGGAAACAATTAAAGACGAATACAAAGAGGTAAAAGAAAGTTTTGAAAAGATGAGGGACAAGAACGGACCGCAAGTTCGGGATGGTTTTGACAGAGTTCTGGATTTTGCAGGAACAGCACTCCGACTCATCCTTAAAGTGATTATTATTTTGCTCGGCATTGGATTCGTATTTGCAGGATTTGTTACCCTTATCAGCTTTATTGGCTCAATGATTTTTGTAAATAGCTTTTTTGGTCCATTTTCTGATTTCCATTTTCCTGGCACAGTGCTTCCACACATGTTTCTTGACGGAAGCAGCATCACCTTATTCACAATTGGTGTGATCGTGGTGATTGGGATCCCTTTACTCCTTCTGATTTTTGCAGGATTAAAACTTCTGTTCAATTTTAAAACCAACAATAAAATAATAGGATTTTCAGCTCTTGCATTTTGGTTACTGGGAATTATTCTATTGGTAAGCCTAAGTTTTTCTCAAATAAAAGGATACATGCAAAGCAGCACCCGTTATTCCGAAAATATTGAAATACAGCCTACGCAAACAGACACTCTTTATTTAAAATCAACTGACAATATCAATTTTGACTGGCACGATGGACACATCGGCCTTGATAATATAAAAATAATCGTTAAAGATGATAAAGAAATTATAGTTGGAGAACCAACTCTTGACATAGAGAAAAGCAACAGTGGCAAGTTTGAAATTAAATTAAAAAAGAAATCACGTGGAAGATCCAATGAACAGGCAAGCGAAAATGCTGAAAACATTGAATACAAATGGACACAAACCGATTCACTAATTGTTTTCAATCAATACTTCACCTTACCGACTGATAGTAAATGGAGAAATCAAAAACTGCACATCACAATTAAGGTACCCGAAGGAAAAGTGATTTATCTGGACAAATCGATGCGAAGAATCATTCACGACATTGATAATGTAGATAATACATGGGATTACGACATGCTTGACAAGATGTGGATCATGAAAAAAGAAGGCCTAAGCAAATTAAAATATTAA
- a CDS encoding DUF4252 domain-containing protein, with amino-acid sequence MKKLVVIIAAIVFPILMQAQTKGEQIHAKYSNLDGFSSFSFAGSFLKNLDFDVDEDELEKNITGECENIKFLTFKHVNGDETKFKKIVSSQLSKGDSYKEVLTDRDDKNSDDVHFFAKGNGKKFSEFHVLHHNENRTSLVSFFGDFRVDELKTLSHFTFDDEDEDQE; translated from the coding sequence ATGAAGAAATTAGTAGTAATAATTGCCGCAATAGTATTTCCAATCCTGATGCAAGCTCAAACCAAAGGTGAGCAAATACATGCTAAATATTCAAATTTAGATGGTTTTAGCAGTTTTAGTTTTGCCGGTAGCTTCCTAAAAAACCTCGACTTTGATGTTGATGAAGACGAATTGGAGAAAAATATCACCGGAGAATGTGAAAACATCAAATTCCTAACGTTTAAACATGTAAACGGAGACGAAACCAAATTCAAAAAGATTGTCTCTTCACAATTATCAAAAGGAGATTCTTATAAGGAAGTATTAACTGACAGAGATGATAAAAATTCTGATGATGTTCATTTCTTCGCAAAAGGGAACGGAAAAAAATTCAGTGAATTCCATGTCTTACACCATAATGAAAACAGAACTTCATTAGTTTCCTTTTTTGGTGATTTTCGTGTTGACGAATTAAAAACTTTGTCCCACTTCACTTTTGACGATGAAGACGAAGATCAGGAATAA
- a CDS encoding PspC domain-containing protein, with protein MKRLIRSKEKKIAGVCGGISQYINPELDPIIIRTAWLILTLFNPLMLLAYFILALVLPDSSYETA; from the coding sequence ATGAAACGCTTAATAAGATCAAAAGAGAAAAAAATAGCTGGTGTTTGCGGAGGCATTTCTCAATACATAAATCCGGAACTCGACCCAATAATTATAAGAACGGCATGGCTGATACTAACTTTATTTAATCCACTAATGCTTTTGGCATACTTTATACTGGCATTGGTTTTGCCTGATTCTTCATACGAAACAGCATAA
- a CDS encoding DNA-3-methyladenine glycosylase: protein MSVRLKRDFFLKDINIVACQLIGKIIVRKFDTRKEERFRITEIEIYVGEEDLASHASKGRTKRTEVMYSCGGCVYVYLIYGMYWMLNIVTGKKDQAQAILIRGVEGIDGPGKIGQQLKLDKSFYGENLESSNRIWVEDDGTSYNYTVHPRINVEYAGDIWKNKLYRYKIEKAKL, encoded by the coding sequence ATGAGTGTTCGATTAAAAAGAGATTTTTTTCTGAAGGATATAAATATAGTAGCCTGTCAGCTGATAGGAAAAATCATTGTTAGAAAATTTGATACAAGGAAAGAAGAGCGGTTTAGAATAACAGAAATTGAAATTTATGTGGGAGAGGAAGATCTGGCATCTCATGCATCAAAAGGGCGTACTAAAAGAACAGAGGTAATGTATTCTTGCGGTGGGTGCGTTTATGTTTATCTAATTTACGGGATGTATTGGATGCTGAATATTGTAACCGGGAAAAAGGATCAAGCTCAGGCAATATTAATTCGTGGTGTTGAAGGAATTGATGGTCCGGGTAAAATCGGACAGCAATTGAAGTTGGATAAGAGTTTTTATGGAGAGAATCTGGAGAGCTCGAATCGAATTTGGGTGGAAGATGATGGTACGTCGTACAATTATACCGTTCATCCCAGAATTAATGTGGAATATGCGGGTGATATATGGAAAAACAAGTTGTATCGTTATAAAATTGAGAAAGCAAAGCTTTAA
- the rplM gene encoding 50S ribosomal protein L13 produces the protein MDTLSYKTVSANKATATKEWIVIDAADQVLGRLSSKVAKLIRGKYKPNYTPHVDCGDNVIIINAEKIRMTGNKMTDRKYFSYTGHPGGQRIHTPADLMAKHPERLIEKAVKGMLPKNRLGRTLYSNLYVVVGPEHKHEAQQPKKLDLNTIK, from the coding sequence GTGGATACATTAAGTTACAAAACAGTTTCTGCAAACAAAGCAACCGCCACTAAAGAGTGGATTGTTATTGATGCAGCAGACCAGGTGTTAGGTAGACTTAGCTCTAAAGTAGCAAAGCTGATTAGAGGTAAATATAAGCCAAATTACACTCCTCATGTTGATTGTGGAGACAACGTGATTATTATCAATGCTGAGAAAATACGTATGACTGGAAACAAAATGACAGACAGAAAGTATTTTTCTTACACCGGACACCCAGGTGGACAAAGAATTCATACTCCAGCTGATCTTATGGCGAAACACCCAGAAAGATTAATTGAGAAGGCTGTTAAAGGTATGCTTCCAAAAAATCGTTTAGGAAGAACTCTTTACTCAAACCTATATGTAGTTGTAGGTCCTGAGCACAAACACGAAGCTCAGCAGCCAAAGAAATTAGATTTAAACACAATTAAATAA
- the rpsI gene encoding 30S ribosomal protein S9 — MEVINAIGRRKAAVARVYVSEGKGQITINKKELKEYFTTGTLQYIVQQPLNLLEVADKYDIKVNLDGGGVTGQAEALRLAISRALVKIDAESKSALRTAGFMTRDPREVERKKPGQPKARKKFQFSKR; from the coding sequence ATGGAAGTTATTAATGCTATTGGACGTAGAAAAGCAGCTGTTGCCCGTGTATACGTTAGCGAAGGTAAAGGTCAGATTACCATCAACAAAAAAGAGCTTAAAGAGTACTTTACTACCGGAACTCTACAGTACATCGTTCAGCAACCTTTAAACCTTTTAGAGGTAGCCGATAAGTATGACATCAAAGTAAATCTTGATGGCGGTGGAGTTACAGGTCAAGCAGAAGCTCTTCGTTTGGCGATCTCCAGAGCACTTGTTAAAATTGATGCAGAATCAAAATCAGCACTAAGAACTGCAGGTTTCATGACTCGCGATCCTCGTGAGGTTGAACGTAAAAAACCAGGTCAACCTAAAGCACGTAAGAAATTTCAATTTAGCAAGCGTTAA